One genomic segment of Clostridium estertheticum subsp. estertheticum includes these proteins:
- the atpD gene encoding F0F1 ATP synthase subunit beta: MAGHIGKVVQVIGPVIDIRFDSDSLPNIYNSIEIQMKDRVIVAEVEQHIGDDIVRAIAMEGTEGLRRGLDAIDTERPIMVPVGDVVLGRLFNVLGKPVDEMGEVKVEKYMPIHRSAPTFAEQSVEPEVFETGIKVIDLIAPYQKGGKIGLLGGAGVGKTVLIQELMNNIAKEHNGLSVFTGVGERTREGNDLYNEMKESGVISKTALVFGQMNEPPGARMRVALTGLTMCENFRDQGKDVLLFIDNIFRFTQAGSEVSALLGRIPSAVGYQPTLATEMGQLQERITSTKQGSITSVQAVYVPADDFTDPAPATTFTHLDATTVLSRGIVELGIYPAVDPLESTSTMLDPRIVGREHYDVTIEVKHILERYKELQDIIAILGMDELSEEDKLVVTRARKVQRFLSQPFTVAEQFTGMKGKFVPVKETVRGFKEILEGKHDELPEAAFMFVGSIEEAVEKAKTLANQ; this comes from the coding sequence ATGGCAGGACATATAGGCAAAGTCGTTCAAGTAATAGGACCGGTTATAGATATAAGGTTTGACTCAGACAGTCTTCCTAACATTTATAATAGTATCGAAATTCAGATGAAAGATAGAGTAATTGTAGCTGAGGTTGAACAACATATCGGTGATGATATTGTAAGAGCGATAGCTATGGAAGGTACAGAAGGTTTAAGAAGAGGACTAGATGCGATTGATACAGAGCGCCCAATAATGGTGCCAGTTGGAGATGTGGTTCTTGGAAGGTTATTTAATGTTCTTGGAAAACCTGTGGATGAAATGGGTGAAGTTAAGGTAGAAAAATATATGCCTATTCATAGGTCAGCTCCAACATTTGCAGAGCAATCTGTTGAACCAGAAGTATTTGAAACAGGAATTAAGGTAATAGATCTTATAGCTCCATATCAAAAGGGTGGAAAAATCGGCCTTTTGGGTGGTGCAGGAGTTGGTAAAACTGTTCTTATACAAGAACTTATGAATAATATTGCAAAAGAACATAATGGTCTTTCAGTATTTACTGGTGTTGGCGAGAGAACAAGAGAAGGAAACGATCTTTATAATGAAATGAAGGAGTCAGGAGTTATTTCTAAAACTGCTTTGGTTTTTGGACAAATGAATGAACCACCAGGCGCTAGGATGAGAGTTGCGTTAACTGGTCTTACTATGTGCGAAAATTTTAGAGATCAAGGTAAAGATGTACTATTGTTTATAGATAACATTTTTAGATTTACGCAAGCTGGTTCTGAGGTTTCTGCACTACTTGGAAGAATACCAAGTGCTGTTGGTTACCAGCCAACACTTGCTACAGAAATGGGACAATTACAAGAAAGAATCACATCTACAAAGCAAGGTTCAATTACATCTGTTCAGGCAGTGTATGTACCAGCAGATGATTTTACAGATCCTGCTCCGGCAACTACATTTACACATCTTGATGCTACTACAGTACTCTCGAGAGGAATAGTTGAACTTGGTATATATCCAGCAGTAGATCCATTAGAATCGACATCAACAATGCTTGATCCTAGAATAGTAGGTAGGGAACATTATGATGTTACAATAGAGGTTAAACATATACTTGAAAGATATAAAGAACTTCAAGATATTATTGCAATACTTGGTATGGATGAATTATCTGAAGAAGATAAATTAGTAGTAACAAGAGCAAGAAAAGTACAAAGGTTCTTATCTCAACCATTTACGGTAGCTGAGCAATTTACTGGAATGAAAGGTAAATTTGTACCAGTAAAAGAAACTGTTAGAGGTTTTAAAGAAATTCTTGAAGGAAAACATGATGAATTACCTGAAGCTGCATTTATGTTTGTTGGTTCTATAGAAGAAGCAGTAGAGAAAGCGAAGACTTTGGCTAATCAATAA
- a CDS encoding F0F1 ATP synthase subunit epsilon, with the protein MKNHIKLTMITPEKQFYSGDILSLNSQSDEGVFGILANHVPMISQLKPTVTTFIQVDGKELKAFTSTGVLRVLKGEVEMLCSACEWPEDIDIERANEAKKRAEKRLNTDDEVSLKRAESAVLRSVMRLKTKG; encoded by the coding sequence ATGAAAAATCATATAAAGCTTACTATGATTACTCCTGAGAAGCAGTTTTATAGTGGTGATATTCTGAGTCTTAACTCGCAAAGTGATGAAGGTGTATTTGGTATTCTTGCGAATCATGTTCCTATGATATCTCAATTAAAACCAACAGTTACAACATTTATACAGGTTGATGGGAAAGAGTTAAAAGCTTTTACATCAACAGGTGTCTTAAGAGTTCTTAAAGGTGAAGTAGAAATGCTATGTAGCGCCTGTGAATGGCCAGAAGATATAGATATTGAAAGAGCAAACGAGGCTAAAAAAAGAGCAGAAAAAAGACTAAATACTGATGATGAAGTCAGTTTAAAACGAGCTGAGAGTGCTGTTTTAAGGTCAGTTATGAGACTTAAGACAAAAGGATAG
- a CDS encoding YwmB family TATA-box binding protein has protein sequence MRKKGITLLCIVLSMAIMQINIRLTSAHENLNLFDEILIQTKSKTVEYGLKTCFETQEDSKEICNYLISKLNLDNKKTILTRTENKDYYNVDFSSENANGYVEALKYKNKSLITINISNVSNENGLAFLKNNVSASIGSRGKNIKYFQYLKAKVEETSENGGENNTNVINRKIIKILKSCGTENIETVNLNNGLSTMAYTRKFDEKVINNKLIDFNYAVCSYSSGKYIIIGTPEIITTY, from the coding sequence ATGAGAAAAAAAGGAATAACGCTTTTATGTATAGTATTAAGTATGGCTATTATGCAAATTAATATTAGACTCACTAGTGCACATGAAAATCTTAATTTGTTTGATGAAATATTAATCCAAACTAAAAGTAAAACTGTAGAATATGGATTAAAGACATGTTTCGAAACTCAAGAAGATTCGAAAGAGATTTGTAACTATTTAATTTCTAAGTTAAATCTTGATAATAAAAAAACAATATTAACTAGAACTGAAAATAAAGATTACTATAACGTAGATTTTTCAAGTGAGAATGCAAATGGATATGTAGAGGCTCTGAAATACAAAAATAAGAGTCTTATAACTATAAATATAAGTAATGTAAGTAATGAAAATGGATTAGCATTTCTTAAAAATAATGTTAGTGCTAGCATTGGATCTAGAGGCAAAAATATTAAGTATTTTCAATATTTAAAGGCAAAAGTTGAAGAAACTAGTGAAAATGGTGGAGAAAATAATACTAATGTTATTAATCGAAAAATAATAAAAATATTAAAATCTTGTGGAACTGAAAATATTGAGACGGTGAATTTAAATAATGGATTAAGTACTATGGCATATACCAGAAAATTTGATGAGAAGGTAATTAATAACAAGTTAATTGATTTTAATTATGCTGTATGTAGTTATTCATCAGGAAAGTACATTATCATAGGTACACCTGAGATAATTACAACTTATTAA
- the murA gene encoding UDP-N-acetylglucosamine 1-carboxyvinyltransferase, translating into MDKFIIKGGKRLEGEVNVSAAKNSVLPILAATILNGNNCTVENTPMLEDVFVICDVLKSLRADINIDKVNKRVKINTANIFANGANDELVRKMRASFLIMGPMLGRFGSFKISLPGGCNIGTRPIDLHLKGLSALGAEVSVGHGYVEAKAKKLIGSNIYLDYPSVGATENIMMAATLAQGETIIGNAAEEPEIVDLAIFLRAMGAKIDGEGTDTIRILGVKDFKEVVHKPIYDRIEAGTFMITAAITKSLIKINGVDEIHSKPIIAKLTEMGVAIEINKNSVIVDGRQKLNPIDLKTMPYPGFPTDMQAQMMSLLCTVKGTSIITETIFENRFMHAVELKRMGANIKIDGRSAVIEGIDTFTGSEVTATDLRAGAALVLAGLTAEGTTAIKDIYHIDRGYVSIEKKLRGLGADIERVHYDK; encoded by the coding sequence ATGGATAAATTTATTATAAAGGGTGGGAAAAGATTAGAGGGTGAAGTGAATGTAAGTGCAGCTAAAAATTCGGTCCTTCCTATACTTGCAGCAACTATATTAAATGGTAATAATTGTACTGTAGAAAATACTCCGATGCTTGAAGATGTATTTGTAATTTGTGATGTATTAAAATCTCTTAGAGCTGATATTAATATAGATAAAGTTAATAAAAGAGTTAAAATAAATACTGCTAATATATTTGCTAATGGAGCTAACGATGAATTAGTAAGGAAGATGAGAGCATCTTTCCTAATAATGGGGCCAATGCTTGGAAGATTCGGAAGTTTTAAGATATCTCTACCTGGTGGATGTAATATTGGAACTAGGCCAATTGATCTTCATTTAAAGGGGTTATCAGCATTAGGTGCAGAGGTGTCGGTAGGCCATGGATATGTGGAAGCAAAAGCAAAAAAATTAATAGGAAGCAACATATATTTAGATTACCCGTCGGTTGGTGCTACGGAAAATATAATGATGGCGGCAACTCTTGCACAGGGTGAAACCATAATAGGAAATGCAGCAGAGGAACCAGAAATTGTTGATTTAGCTATATTTTTAAGGGCGATGGGAGCAAAAATTGATGGAGAAGGAACAGATACTATAAGGATACTAGGAGTAAAAGATTTTAAAGAAGTTGTTCATAAGCCGATATATGACAGGATAGAGGCAGGTACATTTATGATAACTGCTGCAATAACAAAAAGCTTAATTAAAATTAATGGAGTTGATGAAATTCATTCAAAGCCAATAATAGCAAAACTCACAGAAATGGGGGTGGCAATAGAAATTAATAAAAATAGTGTAATAGTGGATGGTAGGCAAAAGTTAAATCCTATAGATCTAAAAACAATGCCATATCCAGGATTCCCAACTGATATGCAAGCACAGATGATGAGTTTATTATGTACAGTAAAAGGGACAAGTATAATCACGGAAACCATTTTTGAAAATAGGTTTATGCACGCTGTAGAGCTTAAGAGGATGGGAGCAAATATAAAAATAGACGGTAGAAGTGCTGTAATTGAAGGTATAGATACATTTACAGGTTCAGAGGTCACAGCTACAGATTTAAGAGCGGGGGCAGCACTAGTACTCGCAGGGCTTACAGCAGAGGGCACAACTGCAATAAAGGACATATATCATATTGATAGGGGGTATGTGTCGATTGAAAAGAAATTAAGAGGATTAGGAGCAGATATAGAAAGAGTGCATTATGATAAGTAA